In the genome of Cyclopterus lumpus isolate fCycLum1 chromosome 19, fCycLum1.pri, whole genome shotgun sequence, the window caacaacaacaacaacaacagggctCACAGCTCCGGGTGTATGAAAAACAGAGTGATGACAGGGCACACATGGCTCGGTGGGcccagtcagagacagtcctgcaCATCACTCCCACCTGCTGACAACATTATTAAAACTATTGCAAAATTAGTATAATGGTCTACTAAAAAAAGCCTTGTTTATGTCATTCATCCAATATTAGAAACGACAGCGAACGCAGCTGCAAATCATTAATCAAGATGGGAAATAAGCATTAGGGGATGTATCTCTAGCTAGCTTACACACTAATTGCCACAGCTGTGTGTGAAGGGAgcaaattcaaattgcacataAACAATATAACTTTACAGCATACGCTTTATTCTTATTTGTGTGTACAATATGTTtagtaaatataataatagtcTCTCTccaaataaattataaatgtgACCCCAGTTGAAAATtggatgtttatttaatttaattaactaGTTATTTAATGTAGCCTCAATACAAACGTACAAATTCAACGGCGTAaaacagcagaaataaataatacatttgttaatTATTCCACACCTACTCACCCATCAGTCTTTTCTCTTTGAACTCTCCTGTACACGTTGACAGACTGCCAAGGTGGTCTTTGTTTCTCGTGTTGAGATTAACGAGGAAATCTGTGAGTAGCTCAAAGGAGACATCCCGGAATTTAAAACTCAAACGTTGGCTCGGCGAACAAAAGAAGTTTTTCGCCATTTGCACGGTCTCCAGTCCGCACagacgtttttatttatttaaagtttctGTTTTGTCaagtttaaatttaaaaaaactaaatcgtgctttaaagcttttttttctcttctcttttcttccagaAGATGGCGCTACTCCCTCCGGGTTCCAACGTCTCTTGGTCGGAACTTTTAAGCTGCCCCGTTGGGGACCCATTTGACCGTCgcaccattttttttcctttttttgttgttgttggcgctCCGTTGTGCGTCTGCGCAGATCTCACACATGTCCGGATGGCCTCCTCTCGCCGGTAGACGTGCGCAGGTCGACTCTATAGCTCGTTTGATAACGCAGCCGCTCGCGTAACCGCCCTCCCGACAACCTTGCGTCGTAGTTAGCgcttcacccccccaccccaaaaaaaacatggccgACAAGACTCCTCAGGAGCCCGGCGCTCGCTTCGCGACCCGGATAGAACCGACGAAAGAGGACATCTCCCGGGGACAGATGCACTTCATGCGGCACGTAGAGCTCGAGCAGTGGAAGAAGAAAACGCAGAAGCTGCGGACGCGAAACGTCGTCACGGGAATCGCCATTGGAGCGCTCGTTATGGGGATCTGTATCCTTGACATGCGCACTAGCGTCAACGCAAGGTGAACTGTGTAACATTGGCGGAGCATGCTGAAGTTACTCAGGGCGTTGTTTTTAATAactcaatataatatataacactGGTTTATCTCCGATTGTCGTGCTTGTAAGAGTCACTCTTTTAcattgattattgatttgaCGCCTATGACAGGGTGTTCCCAGGTAGCTTTAACCGTAACTGGGTTTGAGtgcatgaacaaaataaaacattagttaaatgttacatttacgCAACTTATACTTTTGCATTCACTGTACTATTTATACTATTATGTTTAATTGTCAACGTTGAAGCTTCTTAAAAGCATGGAAGCTAATTTACGGCCAGTCTACATGACGACTTCCGGTGTCACATCAACCTGTTCTCGACCCCTATGCGTCAGAAGTGATGGCAGATGGTGACAAAATAACAGATATTCCCAGTGACTCTcaaaatatatctatctatatatagatatagatatatatatatttttttcttcttctttttcacacGGTAATATTAAAAGACACACCGTCGTCTTATACAAATGGATGACCATGTTTTTGGTAAATAACACCAGTTTACAATTGTAACGTTTTAAATTGACTCACAATTCCACCAGTTATGTCACTGAGGGCAGACTAAATATTAGAAAAACATCCCAGTACAATTCAACTGCACTGCAGCTTCCAAAATTACCGTAAGACTTGAAATAAACCCCTTTTTAGGAAACTGTTATCAAACGCTATCACCTGTGtttcagaaaataattaaatgtgatattctggtgtttttaatgattttaaagGAAAGCATAAGGTTCTTACGCAGATGGCTAAATATCTTGTTTTCAGGCATTTGGATGCAAACACAGGAGTGACTGTTATTTGATATTCGTCatattcttcttctgttgtcttAACATTTGCCTTGACCACTCGCTCGCCTGCTAGACGGCTACACGTTTTACTCGGTCGGCAAGGAGCGGGTCATGGATGAACTGGACGAAGAGGCCAAGCGCTCAAGACTCCAGGGACCGAAGACCGGGGCCAACTGAGGCAGCAGCGCTGTTGGACTGTCTGTCCTGGACTTCACTGAGGAGGGATTTATGTGGACTCTGGTGCCACTGATTTATATTCCATTGGTGGccgctgtttttttaaaatgttaagacAGCGGCggactttgtttttgtcttgattGTTGACGGTGAGGTTCTGCTCCGCTGACTTTGAACTAGATGTGTGTTGATTTTGATTAAGTTTGCCAGCAGAAGGGACTACTCCACTGATCTTACACGCTTTCCAGAAGGCCAGACTTTATTGTAATTACCACCTTTTATCATGTGACGCGCATATAGTGTAAGGGAAATATTCACAATTTCTGTTGGCTAATGAGGTCAAATCAACAGAGGCCTTTTAACAGCAGAGAAACTGCTGAAATGACACACGGATAACCTGTTGAAACCTGTCTATAAAGTAataatttgtaaaataaaactcTAAAGTATTGGATTTTGTTTAACCGAATTATGTTTCACTAGTTATGcaagaaaaagtgaagcagCAAATATGACAAGAGCCGAGGTATTTACAATTGCATTTATTCTTTGTCAACATTTGATATATGGAGTCTGATCTAGCCACCAAAATCTtgagtaaaaatataaaataagacaTCGTCAGGGAAAGGCACATATTCAGCATGGcaggacagcagcagcttcagaaagcaatacaattattatatatttacattcaaAATTTTGGAAACGAAAACCTCTCTGAATATATTATGAACTTTggaagaaactaaataaaacctTAACGTGAGTTCCACTGCCAGAAGATTCAGTGTGTTCGGGATATTTTCCGAAGGCATCAGCTACACATTCACAGCTTGTgctaattatttaaaaactgcGGGAGGGTAGATCGTCGTTACTGTGATCATACATTAAACTGAAGAATATTCTCTACCTCCCTTTTtttatggaaataaaaatacacatgaAACATTACGTCCCAACAAACGAAGTTAAAATGATTGAGAACAAAAGGAGAAGTTACTAAAGTGCACAAGGTGCTTGATCTAGGGAACAAGCGACAAATTAAATTTTTGCTTGAGCGAGGGTTAAAGTTACTGACATGTTTAGTTTACTCGTGACTTGTAAACATGGTCTATAAatctactatatatatatatatatatatatatatatatatatatatatatatatatatatatatatatacatacacacatgtacaatcGACAGGAAAAGCCAGTAGTCTAAAGACCTTGATGGATTTTTTTTCACGACTTTTAAATGCAGGGAAAGCTGTGTGATGTTGTCTTTTGATCACGTCTTTCAAGAAATCTCTCCCTCTatttaatagttttaaaaaaaaactacgtgATTTTCTTGCTGCGATTTCTAACCGTCGTACAACCCTTTCTTTCTGGAGCATTTCATCTTCGTAACGCATCGATCTCCTTGTCGTACTGTGCAAAGTGAGAAAATCATCGTCTccacatctaaaaaaaaaaaaaaaaaaaaaacgtctggaCTGCTCTCCAGGCCGGAGAACGTAGAGAACCCAAAAGATGTCCTTCTGAGAAGAAAAATGCTATCGTAATATACATCTGATTAAATCAAACTGTACAATGCACCGAGGAAGGCAATATTCAATGTGCAGTCAGCATGTGCTGTGACATCattaacaaaagaaagaaagaagaaggccGGAGCAGGAGAACCATCCTCATTCTGGGGCAAAGTCTCCGCAGCACTTGGTACCCATCGCTTGATCGCGTCGATGCTGAAAGCTTTACTGTGGCAGCCTGGACCGACGGGGGTCTAGAAAGTTTATTTACAAAAGAGTCTAAAGACCTTGATGGATTTTTTATAAACTTTGAACGTGATGCCAGATTTggaagtcgtttttttttttttgggaaaccCGAGCGTCACAGTTCCCGTGTAACAATCCCAGCTCTACTTGATGAGAGTTTACGGATCTATGCGTTGAGGTAAAATGACCACCGGCGGTTCGCTGATCAGTCGGCCGGTGAAAGGTGTGGAAGCGATGCAcctcacggggggggggggggggggggggtcacacttCGGATGAGGTAGTCCAGGTGCACAGCGCGCTCGGCTGCACGGTTTCTTACTGGGGGAAGAAAACAAACGCACAAGTGAGAAcgaagcattttaaaaaaaagggagaatgATAGAAATATTACAGCGTTCACTCACCATTCTGTCGGTGGCGAAGGTGACGCCTTTGTTGGGTTTATCCTGGgagccgccgctgctgct includes:
- the LOC117748475 gene encoding cytochrome c oxidase assembly factor 3 homolog, mitochondrial isoform X2; the encoded protein is MADKTPQEPGARFATRIEPTKEDISRGQMHFMRHVELEQWKKKTQKLRTRNVVTGIAIGALVMGICILDMRTSVNARRLHVLLGRQGAGHG
- the LOC117748475 gene encoding cytochrome c oxidase assembly factor 3 homolog, mitochondrial isoform X1, producing the protein MADKTPQEPGARFATRIEPTKEDISRGQMHFMRHVELEQWKKKTQKLRTRNVVTGIAIGALVMGIYGYTFYSVGKERVMDELDEEAKRSRLQGPKTGAN